A genomic window from Bradyrhizobium lupini includes:
- a CDS encoding glycosyltransferase family 4 protein has product MKILLTSTLYPTPQAPKIVGGAEIFARRFAEGLAQRGDEVEVVRAASAPEQGRELCNGINVYSAPVQNVYAPFTEQKNVVKRSIWHAIDDWQIQAPMIAERIRAFKPDVLHSNNLSGLTTAIWRVAAKLGVPVLHTLHDYYLTCPRCSRFDKGRSCEHTCTSCGILTYHRKRATHWLDAVVGVSERVLSIHTDMGMFAETPIRTVIRNASTEPPRSPYPRPVCTTEVTFGFIGRITEEKGIDNLMRALAMLPPDRIRMMIAGRLGDQEQQRLRALAPHARVEFMGFVSPDEFYRQVDVVVAPSIWHDPGPLVVADAKAAGRPLLGTHFGGMPEAIEHGVTGWLTEADPQSLATSMREIAADPHKIDEISRRLIADTNKWIFSDVLSSYKNLYEQLRQRRMSSVRPAIAGVPQAHAVAKSSFIPR; this is encoded by the coding sequence ATGAAGATCCTTTTGACATCCACGCTTTATCCGACCCCGCAGGCACCAAAGATCGTCGGCGGAGCAGAGATCTTCGCGCGGAGATTTGCCGAGGGCCTGGCTCAGCGCGGCGACGAGGTCGAGGTGGTGCGCGCCGCATCCGCACCCGAGCAGGGCCGTGAATTATGCAACGGTATCAACGTCTATTCCGCACCGGTGCAAAACGTCTATGCGCCGTTCACGGAGCAAAAGAACGTCGTGAAACGAAGCATCTGGCATGCGATCGACGATTGGCAGATCCAGGCCCCGATGATCGCGGAGCGCATTCGCGCTTTCAAGCCGGACGTTCTGCATTCCAATAATTTATCGGGCCTGACCACGGCGATCTGGCGGGTAGCCGCCAAGCTCGGAGTTCCGGTCCTGCATACGCTTCATGATTATTATTTGACGTGTCCACGCTGTTCCCGCTTCGACAAGGGCCGCTCCTGCGAACACACCTGTACGAGCTGTGGGATCCTGACGTACCACCGCAAACGGGCGACGCATTGGCTCGATGCCGTGGTCGGCGTCAGCGAGCGCGTCCTCTCCATTCACACCGATATGGGCATGTTTGCCGAGACCCCAATCCGCACCGTCATCCGCAATGCCTCGACCGAGCCGCCGCGCTCACCCTACCCGCGGCCTGTCTGCACGACGGAAGTGACATTCGGCTTCATCGGACGGATCACCGAGGAGAAGGGCATCGACAATCTCATGCGAGCGCTGGCCATGCTGCCGCCCGATCGGATCCGGATGATGATTGCCGGCCGCTTGGGCGATCAGGAACAACAGCGCCTGAGAGCACTGGCGCCGCATGCACGGGTCGAGTTCATGGGATTCGTGTCTCCCGATGAATTCTACAGGCAAGTCGACGTCGTGGTCGCTCCGTCCATCTGGCACGATCCCGGCCCGCTCGTCGTCGCCGACGCCAAGGCGGCGGGCAGACCGCTGCTCGGTACGCACTTTGGCGGCATGCCGGAGGCGATCGAGCATGGCGTAACCGGGTGGTTGACCGAAGCAGATCCACAATCCCTGGCCACGAGCATGCGCGAAATCGCCGCGGACCCGCACAAGATCGACGAGATCAGCCGTCGGCTTATCGCCGACACGAACAAGTGGATCTTTTCCGACGTATTGTCGTCGTACAAGAACCTGTATGAACAACTGCGTCAGCGACGGATGTCGTCCGTGCGCCCGGCAATAGCCGGGGTACCACAAGCGCATGCGGTGGCAAAGAGTAGCTTCATTCCGAGATGA
- a CDS encoding RHS repeat protein, whose product MSSDQTVLSASGFINSIGVNTHAGFGWTDYNNLALMVDDLKYLGVTHLRDAMGTSPAAQPVVEGLAAAGYKFDFLVSSALPQLGTAGLQKYIVSLEKFVASHPGSISAIEGLNEANHQPFSYNGSSSLSAAAQFQSALYQAVKADGTLSSIPVINLSLAYNDPQGYSQLGNMSGSVDFANAHAYVSTSLTTSSSLAATLSAVSTAAPGKPIVITETGYTTQANTQYLGVDETVQAKSILNTLVDAYKAGVSATYLYEMFDRDSSASNTNPEANFGLFNSDGTPKLAATAIHNLTSILADDGKGGLQPTNPLNYTLSNMPASGNSMVLGKSNGAYELVVWAEPKLWNDAADAEISNPTQTVTVNLGGVHHSVKVYDTLTGTTAIASYTDVSTITIPVSDHPLIIEIDAPATTPIPPDTRTSVSGTAAEIVPQLSDLSTSTALQAITLTDSHVLPVASKATMDSMIAHYGNALSKIQGGHSFSITNSAATWSSTKTYDASGNLLSKADTGLNASGLPTSTTIVYTDGSKDAIGYTGGVKTTSVHFATDGTKTTDTYNTTGTLLSEVVQKPDGYYSTAIYTNGVKTTVYVKNADHTQDNYTYNIKGQSYTSQVQHLDSTGKVTSVVRSHADGSLDSTQVYNSDGSRVITTYSATGVKLVETDYHADRSKDVWTYNIKGQNYATEHDVYDTTGFLTTLTRLHTDGSLAFKLVQTTDGTKTTDWYNAAGSLTSEVVQKANGFSSTTLYSNGVKTNAYVKNADGSQDNYAYGITGQSYSTLIQHVDPSGKVTAVTRKHADGTLDYTQVINNDGSSVVTNYDSAGKRTKETDYNADGSKDIWLLNITGQTYTTEHDIYDAAGFLTSLVRTHADGSLAFKLQQGSDGTKVSDWYDASGILTSEVLEKTSGYSATTIYTNGVKTAAYITNADQSHDNYSYNITGQSYTTQYQHLDPSGVTTEVVRTHADGSLDYSQVVNSDGSSVVSNYNASGVKMMETDYHANGSKDVFQFNIVGQTYTNEHDSYDPTGFLTNIVRTHADSSLAFTLVQSSDGTKTSDWYDAKGVLTSEVTTKIDGYSSTTAYTNGVKTAAYITNADGTSDNWSYNIKGQSYTTQHQHLDASGHIVELTRTHADGTLDYTQVINNDGSKLTDIYDGSGSKTQEIANNADGSKDVFLFNFNGQAGTTQHENYNSANALQFFDDTKTDGTHNVTAVASGVTIQGGAGNDLFSAAPSSTTIVYDHGQDQIVNFQAGNAATHDVIEISKLLAQDYSHLQITQSGANALVTLSASDSILLKNVNVASLTSHDFLFV is encoded by the coding sequence ATGTCGTCAGATCAAACCGTCCTCTCCGCAAGCGGCTTCATCAACTCCATCGGCGTCAACACGCATGCCGGCTTCGGGTGGACCGACTACAATAACCTCGCATTGATGGTCGATGACCTGAAGTATCTTGGCGTCACCCATTTGCGCGACGCGATGGGAACCAGCCCCGCCGCACAACCGGTCGTTGAAGGGCTCGCGGCTGCCGGCTACAAATTCGACTTCCTGGTGTCGTCCGCCCTGCCCCAGCTGGGCACCGCCGGCCTCCAGAAGTATATCGTGTCGCTCGAGAAGTTCGTGGCGAGCCATCCAGGCAGCATCAGCGCCATCGAGGGGCTCAACGAGGCCAATCACCAGCCCTTCAGCTACAATGGCAGCTCGAGCCTTAGCGCCGCGGCCCAGTTCCAAAGCGCGCTCTATCAGGCGGTCAAGGCAGACGGCACGCTTTCCAGCATTCCCGTCATCAATTTGTCGCTCGCCTACAACGATCCCCAAGGCTACAGCCAGCTCGGCAACATGTCGGGCTCGGTCGATTTCGCCAATGCGCATGCCTATGTCAGCACCAGCTTGACGACCAGCAGCTCACTTGCTGCCACCTTGAGCGCCGTCTCGACCGCCGCGCCGGGAAAGCCCATCGTGATTACGGAGACCGGCTACACCACCCAAGCCAACACCCAATATCTCGGCGTCGACGAGACGGTGCAAGCCAAGTCGATCTTGAACACCCTGGTGGATGCCTACAAGGCTGGCGTGAGTGCGACCTATCTCTACGAGATGTTCGATCGCGACTCGTCCGCCAGCAACACCAATCCTGAAGCCAACTTCGGTCTATTCAACTCCGACGGAACGCCGAAGCTCGCCGCGACGGCAATTCACAACCTGACGAGCATTCTGGCCGATGACGGCAAAGGCGGCCTGCAGCCGACTAATCCATTGAACTACACCCTCAGCAACATGCCGGCCTCGGGCAACAGCATGGTGCTCGGCAAAAGCAATGGCGCCTACGAGCTTGTCGTTTGGGCGGAGCCGAAGCTCTGGAATGATGCGGCCGATGCCGAGATCTCCAATCCGACCCAGACGGTCACGGTGAACCTGGGCGGCGTGCATCATTCGGTCAAGGTATACGACACGCTGACCGGGACCACCGCGATCGCGAGCTACACGGACGTCAGCACCATTACGATTCCGGTCAGCGATCACCCGCTGATCATCGAGATCGACGCGCCTGCGACCACCCCGATTCCGCCGGACACCCGAACCAGTGTCAGCGGTACGGCTGCCGAGATCGTGCCGCAACTGTCCGACCTGAGTACGTCGACGGCGCTTCAAGCCATTACGCTCACCGACTCGCATGTCCTGCCCGTCGCTTCGAAAGCGACGATGGACTCTATGATCGCGCATTACGGCAATGCGCTGTCCAAGATCCAGGGCGGCCATTCCTTCTCGATCACGAACTCGGCCGCGACCTGGAGCAGCACGAAAACCTATGATGCCAGCGGCAACCTCCTGTCGAAAGCGGACACCGGCCTGAACGCAAGCGGACTGCCCACTTCGACCACGATCGTCTACACCGACGGGTCCAAAGACGCGATCGGCTACACCGGCGGCGTAAAGACCACCTCCGTCCATTTCGCTACCGACGGAACCAAGACCACCGACACCTACAACACCACCGGCACGCTTCTCAGCGAAGTCGTGCAAAAACCGGACGGCTATTATTCGACGGCCATCTACACCAACGGCGTGAAGACCACGGTCTATGTCAAGAACGCCGACCACACCCAGGACAACTATACCTACAACATCAAGGGGCAGAGCTACACGAGCCAAGTCCAGCACCTGGATTCAACCGGCAAGGTCACGTCCGTGGTCCGCAGCCATGCGGACGGCTCGCTCGATTCGACACAGGTCTACAACAGCGACGGCAGTCGCGTGATCACCACCTATAGCGCCACGGGGGTCAAGCTGGTCGAGACCGACTACCATGCCGATCGCAGCAAGGACGTCTGGACCTACAACATCAAGGGCCAGAACTACGCGACCGAGCACGACGTTTACGATACGACCGGCTTTCTCACGACCCTGACGCGCCTCCACACCGATGGCAGCCTGGCGTTCAAGCTGGTGCAAACGACCGACGGCACCAAGACGACCGATTGGTACAATGCCGCCGGCAGCCTCACCAGCGAAGTCGTCCAAAAGGCCAACGGTTTCAGCTCGACGACGCTCTACAGCAACGGCGTCAAAACCAACGCCTATGTCAAGAATGCCGACGGCAGCCAGGACAATTACGCCTATGGCATCACCGGCCAGAGCTACAGCACACTTATCCAGCACGTCGATCCCTCCGGCAAGGTCACGGCCGTGACCCGCAAGCATGCCGACGGCACGCTCGACTATACGCAGGTCATCAACAACGACGGTAGCAGCGTCGTCACCAACTATGACTCAGCGGGAAAGCGGACGAAGGAAACCGACTATAACGCCGATGGCAGCAAGGATATCTGGCTTCTCAACATAACCGGCCAGACCTACACGACCGAGCACGACATCTACGATGCGGCGGGCTTCCTCACCTCGCTCGTTCGCACGCACGCCGATGGCAGCCTGGCTTTCAAACTGCAGCAGGGCAGCGACGGCACCAAGGTCTCGGACTGGTACGACGCCAGCGGCATCCTCACCAGTGAGGTCCTGGAGAAGACGAGCGGCTACAGCGCAACGACGATCTACACCAACGGCGTCAAGACCGCGGCCTACATCACCAATGCGGACCAGAGCCACGACAATTACAGCTACAATATAACAGGTCAGAGCTATACCACGCAGTACCAGCACCTCGACCCCTCCGGTGTCACGACCGAAGTGGTCCGCACGCATGCCGACGGGTCGCTCGACTACAGCCAGGTCGTCAATAGCGACGGCAGCAGCGTGGTGAGCAACTACAATGCCTCCGGCGTCAAGATGATGGAGACCGATTACCACGCCAACGGTTCGAAGGACGTCTTCCAGTTCAATATCGTGGGCCAGACCTACACGAACGAGCACGACAGCTACGATCCGACCGGCTTCCTCACTAACATCGTGCGCACCCACGCCGATAGCAGCCTCGCCTTCACGCTTGTCCAGAGCTCAGACGGGACCAAAACCTCGGATTGGTACGACGCCAAGGGCGTTCTGACCAGCGAGGTGACGACGAAGATCGACGGCTATAGCTCCACGACCGCCTACACCAACGGCGTCAAGACCGCCGCGTATATAACCAACGCCGATGGCACGTCGGACAATTGGAGCTACAACATCAAGGGGCAGTCTTACACCACGCAGCATCAGCATCTCGATGCCTCCGGGCATATCGTCGAGCTTACCCGGACCCATGCCGATGGCACGCTGGACTATACCCAGGTCATCAACAACGACGGCAGCAAGCTGACCGACATCTACGACGGCTCCGGTTCCAAGACCCAGGAGATCGCCAACAACGCCGACGGTTCGAAGGACGTGTTCCTGTTCAACTTCAACGGACAGGCCGGCACGACGCAGCACGAAAACTACAATTCAGCCAATGCACTCCAGTTCTTCGACGACACCAAAACCGACGGCACACACAACGTCACGGCGGTTGCGAGCGGCGTGACGATCCAGGGCGGGGCCGGCAACGACCTGTTCTCGGCGGCGCCGAGCTCGACCACGATCGTCTACGATCACGGCCAAGACCAGATCGTCAACTTCCAGGCCGGCAACGCCGCCACTCACGACGTGATCGAGATCTCGAAGCTCCTCGCCCAGGACTATAGCCATCTGCAAATCACGCAGTCTGGCGCGAACGCCCTGGTCACGCTTTCGGCCAGCGACTCGATCCTCCTGAAGAACGTCAACGTCGCCAGCCTGACCAGCCACGATTTCCTGTTCGTCTGA
- a CDS encoding polysaccharide pyruvyl transferase family protein, whose protein sequence is MKQLIPVPVRKHLRGWLNSAKNTPIAVDLLELRRWQIARKAIGGSAAPRNNPRRLVLLPSDPWSIHQSRGDEAMIEAAVGEMKQAHPNIEVYIVTATKAASAEVRAMGFKPLEFWRQPFSYMTVAQELSLTRPDFGMVLGADVLDGYYSPVDAARMLLVADLMAGCGAKVSVLGFSFNSRPAKALREVFRLLDPGVVLNLRDALSLQRFKEFAPNRAHLVADSAFMLVPQAETAAVKQIAAAIAEQRRQGRDVFVFNIHPMLFRKSEPAKLRRMIELAASAIERMSREHNASWVLLAHDYRPEIADDNCLRPLAGRLSAALGNHVHHVEHVLSASEIKAVVGLVDGVVTGRMHLAIAALGQGTPVAAITYQDKFQGLFAHFGVSESLLLSPEQLLAGDNLEKFLLRFLGAYKTAGAQVRNMLPAVMELSRANIAPLRGDGLMSVDAVSDGKVA, encoded by the coding sequence GTGAAGCAATTGATTCCGGTACCCGTTCGCAAGCATCTCCGAGGCTGGCTCAACAGCGCGAAGAACACGCCCATTGCGGTCGATCTGCTCGAGTTGCGCAGGTGGCAGATCGCCAGGAAGGCTATCGGCGGCAGTGCCGCGCCGCGCAACAACCCGCGCCGGCTCGTCCTGCTCCCGTCCGACCCCTGGAGCATTCATCAGTCGCGCGGCGATGAGGCCATGATCGAGGCGGCCGTCGGCGAGATGAAGCAGGCCCATCCGAACATCGAGGTCTACATTGTCACCGCCACCAAAGCGGCAAGCGCGGAAGTGCGCGCAATGGGGTTCAAGCCGCTCGAATTTTGGAGGCAGCCGTTTTCCTATATGACGGTGGCGCAGGAGCTTTCTCTCACCAGGCCGGATTTCGGAATGGTTCTGGGGGCAGACGTGCTGGACGGCTACTATTCCCCCGTGGACGCCGCTCGCATGCTGCTCGTCGCCGATCTCATGGCAGGGTGCGGCGCCAAGGTCAGCGTGCTCGGATTCAGCTTCAACTCCCGTCCGGCCAAGGCATTGCGCGAGGTGTTTCGGCTGCTCGATCCCGGCGTGGTCTTGAATTTGCGCGATGCACTATCTCTTCAGCGCTTCAAAGAGTTCGCCCCGAATCGTGCGCACCTCGTCGCTGATTCCGCATTCATGCTGGTGCCACAGGCGGAGACCGCGGCTGTGAAGCAGATTGCGGCCGCGATTGCGGAGCAGCGCAGGCAGGGACGCGACGTCTTTGTCTTCAATATCCACCCGATGTTGTTCAGGAAATCCGAGCCGGCCAAGCTACGGCGAATGATCGAACTCGCGGCGAGCGCAATCGAGCGCATGTCTCGAGAGCATAACGCGAGCTGGGTGTTGCTCGCGCACGACTATCGTCCGGAGATCGCCGACGACAATTGCCTTCGACCGCTGGCCGGTCGCCTGAGCGCAGCGCTGGGCAACCATGTTCATCATGTCGAGCACGTGCTGTCAGCGAGCGAGATCAAGGCAGTCGTCGGTCTGGTGGACGGCGTCGTCACCGGCCGCATGCATCTTGCGATTGCGGCTCTCGGACAGGGAACGCCGGTTGCGGCGATCACATACCAGGACAAGTTCCAGGGCCTGTTCGCTCATTTCGGTGTGAGCGAATCGCTTCTTCTCTCACCTGAGCAACTGCTCGCGGGAGACAATCTCGAGAAGTTTCTGCTGAGGTTCCTCGGCGCCTACAAGACGGCTGGCGCGCAGGTCCGCAATATGCTGCCGGCAGTCATGGAGCTGTCGCGCGCCAACATCGCTCCGCTGCGGGGCGATGGTTTGATGTCGGTTGACGCGGTGTCCGACGGTAAGGTCGCCTGA
- a CDS encoding acyltransferase family protein, translating into MEANEARRFVVLDFYRFVAALGVFIFHLKIIDSGIAPVWNGSYGLFVDMFFILSGFVISYSYPSDARGLKAYARFMIRRIARIYPLHLLTLLVFVLLIGFGLDRSARSTPLDFLYNLVLLQAWGVTDHLSFNSPSWSISAEFFCYLIFPLLMLLARKVHPLVLAAIVAALYLVLAHGHLPIWQERSQMYGANYDYGMLRALPSFLNGILLAILFRLSHPYRQKPVVFAGVALFGISVLVLNIFAKPDLAIILFSCAILLTAVGESAFVQIPGSRLLGRLGNTSYSIYMLHDAVLIAVFKPLWASLGLRPDQFGLFALACCAILTIIADRTYAYFENPARRLINRGADIGFGSPRKVQSSAKTPATNKTSVTKTSVRFDETEQAAN; encoded by the coding sequence ATGGAAGCCAATGAAGCCAGACGGTTCGTCGTTCTCGACTTCTATCGTTTCGTTGCCGCTCTCGGCGTCTTCATTTTCCACCTGAAGATCATCGACAGCGGCATCGCACCGGTCTGGAACGGATCTTATGGCCTTTTCGTGGACATGTTCTTCATCTTGTCCGGGTTCGTGATCTCCTATTCCTATCCGTCTGACGCGCGTGGTCTCAAGGCATATGCCCGGTTCATGATCCGCCGCATTGCGCGGATCTATCCGCTGCATCTTCTGACTTTACTCGTGTTCGTATTGCTGATCGGATTCGGTCTGGACCGATCGGCGAGGTCGACGCCGCTGGACTTCCTGTACAACCTCGTGCTGCTTCAAGCCTGGGGCGTTACCGATCATTTGAGCTTCAACTCTCCGTCCTGGTCGATCAGCGCGGAATTCTTCTGCTATCTGATCTTTCCGCTGCTTATGCTGCTTGCACGCAAGGTCCATCCGCTGGTGCTGGCCGCCATCGTCGCGGCGCTCTATCTGGTCCTGGCCCACGGCCATCTGCCGATCTGGCAAGAACGATCGCAGATGTATGGAGCCAATTACGACTACGGGATGCTCCGTGCGCTGCCGAGCTTCCTGAATGGAATCCTGCTCGCCATATTGTTCAGGTTGTCGCATCCGTATCGGCAGAAGCCAGTCGTCTTCGCCGGCGTCGCCCTGTTCGGGATCTCCGTGCTTGTCCTGAACATCTTCGCCAAGCCGGATCTGGCCATCATTCTGTTCTCCTGCGCGATCCTGCTCACCGCCGTCGGGGAGAGCGCCTTCGTGCAAATTCCCGGCAGCCGCCTCCTCGGGCGGCTCGGCAACACTTCATATTCGATCTACATGCTGCACGACGCCGTCCTCATCGCCGTATTCAAGCCGTTGTGGGCGTCGCTTGGTCTGCGTCCGGATCAATTTGGCCTCTTTGCTCTCGCGTGCTGCGCGATCCTGACCATCATCGCCGATCGCACCTATGCCTATTTCGAGAACCCGGCGCGGCGGCTGATCAATCGTGGGGCCGACATCGGATTTGGATCGCCGCGCAAAGTGCAATCGTCCGCCAAGACGCCTGCCACCAACAAGACGTCTGTCACCAAGACGTCCGTGCGTTTCGACGAGACGGAGCAGGCCGCCAACTGA
- a CDS encoding glycosyltransferase — translation MSIFPTQSSARQAVKVLHVAETIRGGIASYLNELHPQQQASFGAENVHYVVPSDHRHDLVGIDDSQITTFDRSGRSIAGLFQMLRASMQALDAFKPDVMHLHSSFAGLVLRPALAARSEGPRVVYCPHGWAFSRETGRLSHLAAKAAETLLARTSDRIICISGDEFNEAVRAGIPTDRLTLVHNGISKSRPLPYGAATDWTSKKAKVLFIGRLDRQKGFDLLIEAARSLEDVLDVRIVGASVVNKFDGAAVPANVSLLGWLDRQQIEAQLEAADLVVIPSRWEAFGLVALEAMRAAKPILAFHSGALPEIVVDGVTGVLCEPVAVQPLIDGFRRMLDLDLKVLGQRGYDRFKQFYDVQKTHRQLHQVYVELLDDNKSGVEQNVALQSDLSKPF, via the coding sequence ATGTCGATCTTCCCAACTCAATCTTCCGCAAGGCAGGCGGTGAAGGTGCTGCATGTCGCGGAAACCATCCGGGGTGGGATAGCGAGCTACCTGAACGAATTGCATCCGCAGCAGCAAGCGAGCTTCGGCGCGGAGAACGTGCACTATGTTGTGCCATCGGATCATCGCCACGACCTCGTCGGAATCGATGACAGCCAGATCACGACCTTCGACAGATCGGGCCGCAGCATCGCCGGACTATTTCAGATGCTGCGGGCGAGCATGCAGGCGCTCGACGCCTTCAAACCCGACGTAATGCATCTCCATTCGTCGTTTGCCGGACTCGTTCTCAGGCCCGCGTTGGCGGCTCGTTCCGAAGGTCCTCGCGTCGTCTATTGCCCGCATGGCTGGGCGTTCTCGCGAGAGACCGGCCGCCTGAGCCATCTGGCGGCAAAAGCTGCAGAGACTCTTCTGGCCCGCACGTCGGATCGTATCATCTGCATTTCCGGCGATGAATTCAATGAAGCGGTCCGGGCGGGAATTCCGACCGACCGTCTGACCCTGGTGCACAATGGCATCTCCAAGAGCCGCCCACTGCCGTACGGCGCTGCGACAGATTGGACTTCAAAGAAGGCCAAGGTCCTTTTCATTGGCCGTCTTGATCGACAAAAGGGCTTCGACCTCCTGATCGAGGCCGCACGATCCCTCGAAGATGTCCTGGATGTTCGCATTGTCGGCGCCTCCGTGGTCAACAAGTTCGACGGAGCTGCGGTTCCCGCCAACGTCTCGCTGCTAGGCTGGCTGGATCGTCAGCAGATCGAGGCTCAGCTGGAGGCGGCCGATCTCGTCGTCATCCCGTCACGATGGGAGGCCTTCGGCCTCGTCGCTCTGGAAGCGATGCGCGCGGCCAAGCCCATCCTGGCCTTCCACAGCGGAGCGCTGCCTGAAATCGTCGTTGACGGCGTCACCGGCGTGCTTTGCGAACCTGTTGCGGTTCAACCTCTCATCGACGGCTTCCGACGGATGCTCGATCTGGATCTCAAGGTCCTGGGGCAACGCGGCTACGATCGCTTCAAGCAGTTTTATGACGTCCAGAAGACACACCGCCAATTGCATCAGGTCTATGTCGAACTCCTCGACGACAACAAGAGCGGAGTCGAGCAGAACGTGGCACTGCAATCGGACCTCTCGAAGCCTTTTTGA
- a CDS encoding glycoside hydrolase family 5 protein produces the protein MIQAMAGHRTLGRNRLLWMASLIASVSLSVPACAQQAQTLESRFLLGIGTHQGLGGPVSSRGYVPSVNVSQIKQLGFNAFRDDFPWSDFELPGRRMGFTPRLGRLDAQVQSGIARPLLILAFGHHLVPNSSPPTTDEARQRFADYAAAAARSVAPQRPIFELWNEWNLAAKKDPSFSADNYLALAKVARPAVKQAVPNAPFVVGAIGDDPGWTWTEKMLQTGILQYADGASIHLYNFCMAPAKRNSAEIIDRLTAFHRLVGQASGNPDFPIYVTETGWTTAANKCGVSEQAQADNTAQLILWASTAARWLKGMWIYELKNSGQNPAELEDNFGLYGFDNSPKPVACAARGAWAFVRSTLTAERRSLANGVMSIGASSTTGGKIAVWSEDPDRRYEVRIRGDLPGATFAAPCDATARPASGIWLPVSSTPVLIAANNDAIPALDIRPAR, from the coding sequence ATGATCCAGGCGATGGCAGGCCACCGCACCTTGGGTCGCAACAGGCTGCTCTGGATGGCGAGCCTCATCGCGTCTGTTTCTCTGTCTGTCCCGGCATGCGCTCAACAGGCTCAGACGCTTGAAAGCAGATTCCTGTTGGGTATCGGCACCCATCAGGGACTGGGAGGGCCGGTCAGTTCGCGAGGCTACGTGCCCTCCGTGAACGTCAGCCAGATCAAGCAACTGGGCTTTAACGCCTTCCGCGACGATTTTCCCTGGTCTGATTTCGAATTGCCGGGACGTCGGATGGGCTTCACGCCGCGGTTGGGCAGGCTCGACGCGCAGGTTCAGTCCGGCATCGCCCGGCCGCTCCTCATCCTTGCATTTGGTCATCACCTCGTGCCGAACTCGTCGCCTCCGACGACGGACGAAGCCCGGCAGCGGTTCGCGGACTATGCGGCAGCGGCCGCGCGATCGGTCGCGCCGCAGCGCCCGATCTTCGAACTCTGGAACGAGTGGAATCTGGCAGCCAAGAAGGACCCTTCATTCTCAGCCGACAACTACCTGGCCCTCGCGAAGGTCGCACGGCCCGCGGTCAAGCAGGCGGTGCCGAATGCACCTTTCGTCGTCGGCGCGATCGGCGACGATCCCGGTTGGACGTGGACGGAGAAGATGCTGCAAACCGGCATCCTTCAATACGCCGATGGCGCCTCGATTCATCTCTACAATTTCTGCATGGCGCCGGCGAAGCGCAATTCGGCCGAGATTATCGACCGGCTCACGGCGTTCCATCGACTGGTCGGCCAAGCGAGCGGCAATCCCGACTTCCCCATTTACGTGACCGAGACTGGCTGGACCACGGCTGCGAACAAATGTGGTGTCAGCGAGCAGGCTCAGGCCGATAACACGGCACAGCTCATCCTGTGGGCCTCGACAGCGGCGCGCTGGCTCAAGGGGATGTGGATCTATGAGCTCAAAAATAGTGGTCAGAATCCAGCCGAGCTGGAGGACAATTTTGGCCTCTACGGTTTCGACAATTCGCCCAAACCCGTAGCCTGCGCGGCGCGTGGCGCCTGGGCATTCGTCCGTTCCACTCTAACCGCCGAACGAAGAAGCCTTGCCAACGGGGTGATGTCGATCGGAGCATCCTCGACCACCGGCGGCAAGATCGCGGTCTGGTCCGAGGATCCGGATCGACGCTACGAGGTCCGGATCAGAGGCGATCTGCCAGGCGCGACTTTCGCGGCCCCCTGCGATGCAACTGCAAGGCCAGCCTCCGGGATCTGGCTGCCGGTTTCGAGCACGCCGGTCCTGATCGCCGCCAATAATGACGCCATTCCCGCACTGGATATACGGCCGGCACGGTAA